Proteins from a single region of Abyssalbus ytuae:
- a CDS encoding glucoamylase family protein: MNKTNIFLVIYMILFWSCSDNGQEYKSPTIEQPDTQNPPEPEEPDITEEELLDLTQKETLKYFWDYAESNSGCARERYHVNNPALDANTVTTGGTGFGVMSLLVGIERSFITREEGVERLTKILTFLENANRFHGAWPHWMDGTTGNVKPFSTMDNGGDLVETAFLVQGLICVKEYFKTGSESEKELAEKADQLWKEVEWNWYTQGENVLYWHWSPDHDFAMNHQLKGYNEVLITYILAASSPDFSITKEVYQNGWGSNGEIKSSNTKYNLPLLVKHNGATEYGGPLFWAHYSYLGLNPRGLSDEYVNYWDVNVNHSKINYQYCVDNPKNFSGYGEDCWGLTASYTRNSDGTTGYTAHKPGNDTGIISPTAAISSIPYTPEQSLKALNHFYSLKDKLLGPAGFYDAFSPHYNWVTKRYLAIDQGPIIIMIENYRTGLLWKLFMQNENVMEGLNKLGIDYLNQ, encoded by the coding sequence ATGAATAAAACAAATATCTTTCTCGTAATATATATGATTTTATTTTGGTCATGTTCTGATAATGGACAGGAATACAAGTCACCTACCATAGAACAACCTGACACTCAAAATCCGCCCGAACCGGAAGAACCGGATATAACAGAGGAAGAATTACTGGATTTAACACAAAAAGAAACCTTAAAATATTTTTGGGATTATGCCGAAAGTAATTCGGGGTGTGCCAGGGAGAGATATCATGTAAATAACCCTGCCCTTGATGCAAATACCGTAACAACTGGTGGGACAGGTTTCGGAGTAATGAGTTTGCTGGTAGGAATAGAAAGAAGTTTTATAACCCGGGAAGAAGGAGTGGAAAGACTAACCAAAATTTTAACTTTTTTAGAAAATGCCAACCGTTTTCATGGTGCATGGCCTCACTGGATGGATGGAACAACCGGAAATGTAAAACCTTTCAGCACTATGGACAACGGAGGAGATCTGGTAGAAACAGCCTTTTTGGTTCAGGGTTTGATTTGTGTAAAAGAATATTTTAAAACCGGTTCTGAAAGTGAAAAAGAGTTAGCCGAAAAAGCCGATCAATTATGGAAAGAAGTAGAATGGAATTGGTATACACAGGGAGAAAATGTTTTATACTGGCATTGGAGCCCTGATCATGATTTTGCTATGAATCATCAGTTAAAAGGCTATAATGAAGTTCTAATTACCTATATTTTAGCAGCTTCTTCACCAGATTTTAGTATTACAAAAGAAGTATACCAAAACGGTTGGGGATCTAATGGAGAGATAAAATCAAGTAATACCAAATACAATTTACCCCTTCTGGTCAAACATAATGGTGCAACGGAATATGGCGGACCTCTTTTTTGGGCCCACTATTCTTATCTGGGCCTCAACCCCCGGGGGCTATCAGATGAGTATGTGAATTATTGGGATGTAAATGTTAATCATTCAAAAATTAATTATCAGTATTGTGTTGATAACCCGAAAAACTTTTCAGGATATGGAGAAGACTGTTGGGGGCTTACTGCCAGCTATACCAGAAATTCTGATGGTACAACCGGATATACCGCACACAAGCCCGGAAATGATACCGGAATTATTTCTCCCACGGCAGCTATAAGTTCAATACCCTATACTCCTGAACAATCACTAAAGGCTTTGAATCACTTTTATAGCTTAAAAGATAAGCTGTTGGGACCCGCAGGATTTTATGATGCCTTTAGTCCGCATTACAACTGGGTAACAAAAAGATATTTGGCTATAGACCAGGGACCAATTATTATAATGATAGAAAATTATAGAACAGGATTATTATGGAAACTATTTATGCAAAACGAAAACGTCATGGAAGGCTTAAATAAATTAGGGATTGATTACTTAAACCAGTAA
- a CDS encoding family 43 glycosylhydrolase — MKKYILIISAILSVACNIKKKDQEKELIQTENSEPDPIVNGFSTYCNPIDIDYSYMTHYAYKNVSYRSGADPAVVRFKDAYYMFVTRSHGYWYSKNLTNWQFISPQSWYFNGSNAPAAWPFNDELLVLGDPSGIGAIIKTDDPKKGNWKTTFNVIPHTLHDPAIFVDDDGKVYIYEGSSNKFPIKGMELDADKNFVPVGEPVDLLLLHPNEHGWERFGQNHKSTVDPFIEGPWMTKHNGKYYLQYAAPGTQWNIYGDGVYVGDHPLGPFTYAPYNPVAYKPGGFLNGAGHGSTVKDHHDNYWHFATMPISVNYKFERRIGMYPAGFEEDGQMYVNTAYGDYPQYAPNAKAKNHKNRFTGWMLLSYKKPVKTNSGVVSILAKIIEENEKEYLQEKLKPEYDAAKVTDENIRTFWVAESNNDSTYLSVDLEAKMKIKAIQINFHDFNAEVFERVDTLKHQFIIEASSDNKTWKTIADYSKNERDQPHAYIEIKDSVEARYIKYKHVHCSNKYPAISELRIFGTGLGEKPAKPANFVVKRKEDRRDVSLSWNKVNNAQGYMLYWGIKPERLNNSVLIYDNNFYDLRALNINQEYFFRVEAFNENGISEKSEIVKTE, encoded by the coding sequence ATGAAAAAATATATTCTTATAATATCGGCTATCCTTTCTGTGGCTTGTAATATTAAAAAAAAAGATCAGGAAAAGGAATTAATACAAACTGAAAATTCTGAACCAGATCCTATTGTCAATGGTTTTAGCACGTATTGTAATCCCATCGACATTGATTATTCATATATGACTCATTACGCATATAAAAATGTGAGTTATCGTTCTGGAGCCGACCCGGCAGTGGTAAGGTTCAAAGATGCATATTATATGTTTGTAACCCGGTCTCATGGGTACTGGTATTCTAAAAATTTAACTAACTGGCAGTTTATATCTCCCCAAAGCTGGTACTTTAACGGGTCTAATGCCCCGGCTGCATGGCCTTTTAATGATGAATTACTCGTATTGGGAGATCCCTCGGGAATAGGAGCCATAATAAAGACTGATGATCCTAAAAAAGGCAACTGGAAAACAACTTTTAACGTGATTCCGCATACGCTGCACGATCCGGCAATTTTTGTGGATGACGATGGAAAAGTTTATATATATGAAGGCTCGTCAAATAAATTTCCCATAAAAGGGATGGAATTAGACGCTGATAAAAACTTTGTGCCTGTAGGTGAACCTGTGGATTTACTTTTACTTCATCCCAATGAACATGGCTGGGAAAGGTTTGGTCAAAATCATAAATCAACTGTCGATCCGTTTATAGAAGGACCATGGATGACCAAACATAACGGAAAATATTACCTTCAGTACGCAGCACCCGGAACCCAGTGGAATATATACGGTGATGGTGTTTATGTGGGAGACCACCCCCTGGGGCCCTTTACATATGCCCCTTACAATCCTGTAGCCTACAAACCGGGAGGTTTCTTAAATGGTGCCGGTCATGGAAGTACTGTTAAAGACCATCATGATAATTACTGGCATTTTGCAACCATGCCTATATCGGTAAATTATAAGTTTGAACGGAGAATTGGAATGTACCCCGCTGGTTTTGAAGAGGATGGGCAAATGTATGTAAACACAGCCTATGGTGATTATCCTCAGTACGCTCCTAACGCTAAAGCAAAAAATCATAAAAACCGTTTTACAGGATGGATGCTGTTGTCTTACAAAAAGCCGGTAAAAACAAATTCGGGCGTAGTGAGTATACTTGCTAAAATCATTGAGGAAAATGAAAAAGAATATCTTCAGGAAAAACTAAAACCCGAATACGATGCTGCTAAAGTAACCGATGAGAATATAAGAACATTCTGGGTAGCTGAAAGTAATAATGATTCTACCTATTTGTCGGTAGATTTAGAAGCAAAAATGAAAATAAAGGCAATACAGATAAATTTTCACGATTTTAATGCCGAAGTATTTGAAAGAGTAGACACTCTGAAACATCAGTTTATAATTGAAGCTTCATCCGATAATAAAACATGGAAAACCATTGCCGACTATTCAAAAAATGAGAGGGATCAACCTCATGCTTATATAGAAATAAAAGATTCGGTAGAAGCCAGGTATATAAAATATAAACACGTACATTGTTCTAACAAATATCCGGCAATTTCTGAATTAAGGATATTTGGAACAGGTTTAGGAGAAAAACCTGCAAAACCTGCAAATTTTGTAGTAAAAAGAAAAGAGGACCGAAGAGATGTCTCATTAAGCTGGAATAAAGTAAACAATGCACAGGGGTATATGCTGTATTGGGGAATAAAACCGGAAAGACTGAATAATTCGGTTTTAATATATGATAACAATTTTTACGATTTGAGAGCCCTTAATATTAATCAGGAATATTTCTTCAGGGTTGAGGCATTTAATGAAAACGGTATTTCAGAAAAAAGTGAAATTGTAAAAACAGAGTAG
- a CDS encoding endonuclease/exonuclease/phosphatase family protein — protein MKQKLIILAFFCLIVYSIKAQEITVLTYNVKFDDTRDTVNGWNNRKDFMVSQLSFYEPDIFGTQEGLINQLKFLKENLSNYNFIGVGRDKGNSEGEHTAIFYKTDKLKVLEHSTFWLSETPQKPSKGWDAALNRICSYALFKHNGSKQSFWVFNTHFDHMGKQARKESVKLILKKIEELNHKKLPVILMGDFNLEPNNESIVKLSQVMNDVHLTKGINIFGPAGTFNGFNFHEPVTRRIDYIFLSKTDFKVVKYAVLSDSKNCKYPSDHLPVLAKVNFKRE, from the coding sequence ATGAAACAAAAACTCATCATCCTGGCTTTTTTCTGCTTAATTGTATATTCAATAAAAGCACAGGAAATTACTGTATTAACTTATAACGTAAAGTTTGATGATACCAGGGACACGGTAAATGGCTGGAATAATCGTAAAGATTTTATGGTAAGTCAGTTAAGCTTTTATGAACCTGATATTTTCGGCACACAGGAAGGATTAATTAACCAGCTTAAATTTTTAAAAGAAAACCTGTCCAATTACAATTTTATTGGTGTAGGCAGAGATAAAGGTAATAGTGAAGGCGAGCATACCGCTATTTTTTATAAAACCGATAAATTAAAAGTTTTAGAGCATAGTACCTTCTGGCTGTCCGAAACACCTCAAAAACCTTCAAAAGGATGGGATGCCGCCCTTAACCGTATTTGTAGTTATGCTCTTTTTAAACATAACGGCTCAAAACAAAGTTTCTGGGTATTTAATACACACTTTGATCATATGGGAAAACAAGCCAGAAAAGAAAGTGTAAAACTCATCCTTAAAAAAATTGAAGAACTTAACCATAAAAAACTGCCCGTAATACTCATGGGAGATTTTAACCTGGAACCTAATAACGAAAGTATTGTTAAGTTATCTCAAGTTATGAATGATGTTCACCTCACAAAAGGGATTAATATTTTTGGTCCGGCCGGTACATTTAACGGATTTAATTTTCATGAACCTGTTACCAGAAGAATAGATTATATTTTTCTGTCAAAAACAGATTTTAAAGTAGTGAAATATGCTGTACTAAGCGATTCTAAAAATTGCAAATATCCCTCCGATCATTTGCCGGTACTGGCAAAAGTAAATTTTAAACGTGAGTAG
- a CDS encoding carboxylesterase family protein codes for MLNRLVWIGFILLFFSLKGNSQTRYVDSLFSEINKHTFTYSDTLQLDFYSPDEKKSINRPLLILVHGGGFAGGKRDNPLESKFCKKMAAKGYVVASISYRLTRKGKGFGCNCPASEKMKTFVTVSEDILKATSFLINKKNELFIDSEKIILIGSSAGAEGVLNTVFMQNHKSFKYLPYNNIKFASVVSFAGAVLDINYINKVNALPLALFHGKKDKLVPYETAPHHYCKNDKPGYLMLNGSGAIVNKYKQIGASYKLFVDSTGNHNWANLAYSFTGEIAEFIYETVVLENKVQCETPVSPNQILE; via the coding sequence ATGTTAAACAGACTGGTGTGGATAGGTTTTATTCTATTGTTTTTTTCACTAAAGGGAAATTCACAAACCAGGTATGTAGATTCGTTATTTTCTGAAATAAACAAACACACTTTTACCTATTCTGATACCCTCCAACTTGATTTTTATAGCCCTGATGAAAAAAAGTCAATAAACAGGCCGCTCCTGATTTTAGTGCATGGCGGAGGATTTGCCGGGGGAAAAAGAGATAACCCCCTGGAAAGTAAATTTTGTAAAAAAATGGCTGCCAAAGGTTATGTTGTGGCCTCCATTTCATACAGGCTTACACGGAAAGGAAAAGGTTTTGGATGCAATTGCCCTGCTTCCGAAAAAATGAAAACATTTGTTACCGTTTCAGAAGATATATTAAAAGCAACTTCCTTTCTGATAAATAAAAAAAATGAATTGTTTATTGATAGTGAGAAAATAATCCTGATAGGAAGTAGCGCCGGGGCCGAAGGAGTTTTGAACACCGTTTTTATGCAAAACCATAAAAGTTTTAAATACCTGCCTTATAACAACATTAAGTTTGCCTCCGTAGTTTCTTTTGCAGGCGCAGTTCTTGATATAAATTATATTAATAAGGTTAATGCCCTGCCACTGGCTTTATTTCATGGTAAAAAAGACAAACTCGTACCTTATGAAACAGCACCACATCATTATTGTAAAAATGATAAACCCGGTTACCTGATGTTGAACGGTTCAGGAGCTATCGTAAATAAGTATAAACAAATTGGGGCTTCCTATAAATTATTTGTTGATAGTACAGGAAACCACAATTGGGCAAACCTTGCTTATTCATTTACCGGAGAAATAGCGGAGTTTATATATGAAACAGTAGTTCTTGAAAATAAAGTACAATGCGAAACCCCGGTATCTCCTAACCAAATATTAGAATGA
- the bglX gene encoding beta-glucosidase BglX, translated as MRLFYKLLLTTLIILSLSACNSIPNSSGNDHQEFSKEIDSIIGLMTLEEKIGQLNLPSSGDITTGLAQSTGIAKKIEEGKVGGLFNIKSIEKIKAAQKLAVEKSRLKIPLLFGMDVIHGYETTFPIPLGLSCTWDMDLIKKTAQVAAREASAQGINWTFSPMVDISRDPRWGRVSEGSGEDAFLGSQIAKAMVEGYQGENLTDNNTILSCVKHFALYGAAEAGRDYNTVDMSRIRMYNEYLPPYKAAVDAGVGSVMASFNEIDGIPATGNKWLLTEVLRNQWGFNGFVVTDYTGINEMIDHGMGNLQTSSALALTAGVDMDMVGEGFLTTLKKSVEEGKISVEQIDTAVKRILKAKYKLGLFEDPYKYCDEKRSQTEVFTVENRKFARQVAAQSLVLLKNDKNILPLKKEGTIAVVGPLASTNENMAGTWSVATNQKKSISFLEGIKTVAGEKANILYAKGSNVDYDIDFEKRATMFGKEISRDNKTDKQLKEEALALAKKSDVVIAVLGETAEMSGESSSRTNIQIPQAQKDLLQALLKTGKPVVLVLFTGRPLDLNEESNTVPAILNVWFPGSEAGIAIADVLFGDVNPSGKLSATFPRSIGQIPIFYNHKNTGRPLRNNKGEFEKFRSNYLDERNEPLYPFGFGLSYTTFDYNNLKLSAEAIGKNEALKISIDVTNSGNYDGKEVVQLYIRDMEGSVTRPVKELKGFQKVEIKKGETKTVTFELTPQDLKFYNSQLDFVVEPGEFQVFVGGNSNAELTDTFKYQ; from the coding sequence ATGAGATTATTCTACAAACTACTACTTACTACATTAATAATTTTATCTTTATCCGCTTGCAATAGCATACCAAACTCATCCGGGAATGATCATCAGGAATTTTCCAAAGAAATTGATTCTATTATAGGGTTAATGACTTTAGAAGAAAAAATAGGACAGCTTAACCTCCCTTCTTCCGGCGATATTACAACCGGTTTAGCCCAAAGTACCGGAATAGCAAAAAAAATAGAAGAAGGAAAAGTCGGAGGACTTTTTAATATAAAATCTATAGAAAAAATAAAAGCTGCCCAAAAACTTGCTGTTGAAAAAAGCAGGCTTAAAATCCCTTTACTATTTGGTATGGATGTTATACATGGCTACGAAACCACTTTTCCCATACCTTTGGGCTTATCCTGCACCTGGGATATGGATCTCATTAAAAAAACAGCACAGGTTGCGGCCAGAGAGGCAAGTGCCCAGGGAATAAACTGGACATTTTCTCCCATGGTAGATATCTCTCGTGACCCCCGTTGGGGAAGAGTTTCGGAAGGCTCCGGCGAAGATGCTTTTTTAGGAAGCCAAATAGCTAAAGCCATGGTAGAAGGTTATCAGGGTGAAAATTTAACCGATAATAATACCATCCTTTCCTGTGTTAAACATTTTGCCCTGTACGGAGCTGCAGAAGCGGGAAGGGACTATAATACGGTGGATATGAGCCGGATACGAATGTATAACGAGTATTTACCACCTTACAAAGCCGCTGTTGATGCCGGAGTCGGATCAGTAATGGCGTCATTTAATGAAATTGACGGGATTCCTGCAACAGGAAATAAATGGTTACTTACCGAAGTTTTGAGAAATCAGTGGGGCTTTAATGGTTTTGTAGTGACCGATTATACCGGAATTAATGAAATGATAGATCACGGTATGGGAAATTTACAAACCAGTTCAGCGTTGGCCCTTACCGCAGGAGTAGATATGGATATGGTGGGAGAAGGTTTTTTAACCACATTGAAAAAATCGGTAGAAGAAGGAAAAATTTCTGTAGAACAAATTGATACCGCTGTAAAAAGAATTTTAAAAGCAAAATATAAATTAGGCCTGTTTGAAGACCCTTATAAATATTGCGATGAAAAAAGATCTCAAACAGAAGTTTTTACCGTTGAAAATCGAAAATTTGCAAGACAAGTGGCAGCTCAGTCTCTGGTATTATTAAAAAATGATAAAAACATTTTACCCCTGAAAAAAGAAGGAACCATTGCAGTAGTAGGGCCGCTGGCTAGTACAAACGAAAATATGGCAGGAACATGGAGTGTTGCTACCAATCAGAAAAAATCAATTTCATTTTTGGAAGGAATTAAAACAGTAGCCGGAGAAAAGGCTAACATATTATATGCTAAAGGTAGTAATGTAGATTATGATATTGATTTTGAAAAACGAGCTACCATGTTTGGTAAAGAAATTAGCCGTGATAACAAAACAGACAAGCAATTAAAAGAGGAAGCATTGGCCCTTGCCAAAAAGTCGGATGTAGTTATTGCTGTTCTGGGTGAAACCGCCGAAATGAGTGGTGAAAGCAGTAGCAGGACAAATATTCAGATTCCGCAAGCACAGAAAGATTTACTACAGGCTTTATTGAAAACAGGAAAACCTGTTGTTTTAGTATTATTCACAGGAAGGCCTTTGGATTTAAATGAAGAAAGTAATACCGTCCCGGCTATATTAAATGTTTGGTTTCCGGGTAGTGAAGCAGGCATAGCAATAGCCGATGTGTTATTTGGTGATGTAAATCCTTCAGGAAAATTATCGGCTACTTTCCCGAGGAGTATAGGACAAATACCCATATTTTATAACCATAAAAATACCGGGCGTCCATTGAGAAATAATAAAGGTGAATTTGAAAAATTCCGTTCCAATTATCTCGATGAGAGAAACGAACCTCTGTACCCGTTTGGTTTTGGCTTAAGTTATACCACATTTGATTACAACAACTTAAAATTAAGTGCAGAGGCTATTGGAAAAAATGAAGCCTTGAAGATTTCTATAGATGTTACCAATTCAGGAAATTATGACGGCAAAGAAGTTGTACAACTTTATATACGTGATATGGAAGGCTCAGTAACCAGGCCGGTGAAAGAATTAAAAGGATTTCAAAAAGTTGAGATTAAAAAGGGCGAAACCAAAACAGTTACTTTTGAGTTAACCCCGCAAGATTTAAAATTTTATAATTCTCAACTCGACTTTGTGGTTGAACCGGGAGAATTTCAGGTTTTTGTTGGAGGAAATTCCAATGCAGAATTAACAGATACTTTTAAATATCAGTAG
- a CDS encoding sulfatase family protein: MKNLLYILLVFNLLAACKHTPENKSVQNKTKLPPNILFIMADDHAAQAISAYRHEISKLAPTPNIDRIATNGVVFKNNFCTNSVCGPSRAVILTGKHSHINGFRKNGEIFDGNQPTLPKKLKKLGYQTAIIGKWHLHGFPQGFDYWKILNDQGNYYNPEFIHLKDTASIDKNYVDTTAHWAVNMKDTAIVKGYVTDLITDYAIDWLKEKKQADKPFFMMVHHKAPHRNWMPALRHLNKYDSIKFPLPATYFASHEGQQAAKEQLQTIYKDMYEGHDLKMTKHYGTPELAHNPWKIDFERMTPHQRSVWDSAYQAKNDAFHKANLKGEEMAEWKGQRYLQDYMATIASVDEGVGKILDYLEETGLDKNTLVVYTSDQGFYLGEKGWFDKRFMYEESMRMPLLMQLPGVIESGTTIEALTQNLDFADTFLDFAGGNQLNDDMQGESFKPLLEGKIKDENFRDVIYYHYYDFPAFHMVKKHYGVRSRRYKLMHFYDDIDAWEFYDLEKDPQELHNAINDKEYEDEINMMRYKLDSIQKYYRVTEKEFEKASKVEIEKAYKTFEKLRGNSNKN; the protein is encoded by the coding sequence GTGAAAAACTTACTTTATATATTACTGGTTTTTAACTTATTAGCTGCATGCAAACACACTCCGGAAAATAAATCGGTTCAAAATAAAACAAAATTACCACCTAACATTCTTTTTATAATGGCCGATGACCATGCAGCACAGGCTATTAGTGCCTATAGGCATGAAATTAGTAAACTGGCCCCTACCCCTAACATAGACCGGATAGCAACAAACGGAGTAGTTTTTAAAAATAATTTTTGTACAAATTCTGTTTGCGGGCCCAGCAGGGCAGTTATACTAACCGGTAAGCACAGTCACATAAACGGGTTTAGAAAGAATGGAGAAATATTTGATGGCAACCAACCCACATTGCCAAAAAAACTAAAGAAATTAGGATATCAAACAGCAATAATCGGGAAATGGCATTTGCATGGCTTCCCTCAGGGTTTTGATTACTGGAAAATTCTAAACGATCAGGGTAATTATTACAATCCGGAGTTCATACATTTAAAAGATACGGCCAGTATCGATAAAAATTATGTTGATACAACAGCTCATTGGGCTGTTAATATGAAGGACACAGCTATAGTAAAAGGATATGTAACAGATCTGATCACTGATTATGCAATTGACTGGCTAAAAGAAAAAAAACAGGCTGATAAACCATTCTTTATGATGGTTCATCATAAAGCACCCCATAGAAACTGGATGCCGGCATTACGCCATCTTAACAAGTATGATTCGATTAAGTTTCCTTTGCCCGCAACATATTTTGCTTCTCATGAAGGGCAGCAGGCCGCTAAAGAACAGTTACAGACTATTTATAAAGATATGTATGAAGGCCACGACCTTAAAATGACAAAACACTATGGCACTCCAGAATTAGCACACAATCCATGGAAAATAGATTTTGAAAGAATGACACCGCACCAGCGATCTGTCTGGGATTCTGCCTATCAGGCAAAAAATGATGCTTTTCATAAAGCCAATTTAAAAGGAGAAGAGATGGCAGAGTGGAAAGGCCAACGTTATTTACAGGATTATATGGCTACTATTGCTTCGGTTGATGAAGGTGTAGGCAAAATACTTGATTATCTTGAAGAAACAGGCCTCGATAAAAATACGTTAGTAGTATATACTTCCGACCAGGGTTTTTATCTGGGAGAAAAAGGATGGTTTGATAAACGTTTTATGTACGAAGAATCTATGCGTATGCCTTTGCTTATGCAATTACCCGGAGTAATAGAATCGGGAACTACAATTGAAGCATTAACACAAAACCTTGATTTTGCGGATACATTTCTTGATTTTGCCGGGGGAAATCAATTAAACGATGACATGCAGGGAGAATCCTTTAAACCTTTATTGGAAGGGAAGATAAAAGATGAAAATTTCAGAGATGTGATCTATTATCATTATTATGATTTTCCGGCATTTCATATGGTAAAAAAACATTATGGAGTAAGAAGCAGGCGATATAAACTCATGCATTTTTACGATGATATCGATGCCTGGGAATTTTATGACCTGGAAAAAGACCCGCAGGAACTGCATAATGCCATCAATGATAAAGAATATGAAGATGAAATTAATATGATGAGGTACAAACTCGATTCCATTCAAAAATATTACAGGGTAACCGAAAAAGAGTTTGAAAAAGCTTCAAAAGTAGAAATCGAAAAAGCATATAAAACTTTTGAAAAATTAAGAGGTAACTCTAATAAAAATTAA